A stretch of DNA from Pyxicephalus adspersus chromosome 5, UCB_Pads_2.0, whole genome shotgun sequence:
ATTTTGTCTGGAGTTCCCCTTTAGGTTCCTCAGCTCCTCTCTTCttgttgttttgtacattttccctAAACTTATTAAAGTTCCCAGTAAATATTCTGCTCCCCTCTAGCCAATCGCATGTTTTATATACCTGGCCTCCCCATCTCCAAGTACTCCACGTATAGGGACCCCCCACAGATCAGCTGTGGGGACACAAAGagaatattaaagataaaataatactattggggggggggggggggggcactgtgTCTTTGATCACTTTACATCCACCCCCCACCACCAGGTCTGAGGATGGAGGAAGCGGAATCACAGAATAGAGAGATAACCCTGGAAGTCACCACAAGGACCATTCTAGGAAGGTGAGTCCTGGGGGTCACCGTGTAGAACATTGTGGGGGGATGGGTCCTAGGGGTCTCCGTGTAGAACATTGTGGGGGGATGGGTCATGGGGGTCACCGTGTAGNNNNNNNNNNNNNNNNNNNNNNNNNNNNNNNNNNNNNNNNNNNNNNNNNNNNNNNNNNNNNNNNNNNNNNNNNNNNNNNNNNNNNNNNNNNNNNNNNNNNNNNNNNNNNNNNNNNNNNNNNNNNNNNNNNNNNNNNNNNNNNNNNNNNNNNNNNNNNNNNNNNNNNNNNNNNNNNNNNNNNNNNNNNNNNNNNNNNNNNNNNNNNNNNNNNNNNNNNNNNNNNNNNNNNNNNNNNNNNNNNNNNNNNNNNNNNNNNNNNNNNNNNNNNNNNNNNNNNNNNNNNNNNNNNNNNNNNNNNNNNNNNNNNNNNNNNNNNNNNNNNNNNNNNNNNNNNNNNNNNNNNNNNNNNNNNNNNNNNNNNNNNNNNNNNNNNNNNNNNNNNNNNNNNNNNNNNNNNNNNNNNNNNNNNNNNNNNNNNNNNNNNNNNNNNNNNNNNNNNNNNNNNNNNNNNNNNNNNNNNNNNNNNNNNNNNNNNNNNNNNNNNNNNNNNNNNNNNNNNNNNNNNNNNNNNNNNNNNNNNNNNNNNNNNNNNNNNNNNNNNNNNNNNNNNNNNNNNNNNNNNNNNNNNNNNNNNNNNNNNNNNNNNNNNNNNNNNNNNNNNNNNNNNNNNNNNNNNNNNNNNNNNNNNNNNNNNNNNNNNNNNNNNNNNNNNNNNNNNNNNNNNNNNNNNNNNNNNNNNNNNNNNNNNNNNNNNNNNNNNNNNNNNNNNNNNNNNNNNNNNNNNNNNNNNNNNNNNNNNNNNNNNNNNNNNNNNNNNNNNNNNNNNNNNNNNNNNNNNNNNNNNNNNNNNNNNNNNNNNNNNNNNNNNNNNNNNNNNNNNNNNNNNNNNNNNNNNNNNNNNNNNNNNNNNNNNNNNNNNNNNNNNNNNNNNNNNNNNNNNNNNNNNNNNNNNNNNNNNNNNNNNNNNNNNNNNNNNNNNNNNNNNNNNNNNNNNNNNNNNNNNNNNNNNNNNNNNNNNNNNNNNNNNNNNNNNNNNNNNNNNNNNNNNNNNNNNNNNNNNNNNNNNNNNNNNNNNNNNNNNNNNNNNNNNNNNNNNNNgggggatatgatcaccctgtataaatatataaatggtccatatagagaactctcttccccattattcactgtaatgtcattacaaagcacaagggggcgctctttgcatctggaggaaaagaagtttaccccccccccctgtgtaatatataattatatatgctactgtacagttatattacaggttttagtatttttaattattatttgtttttttttttaagtttattttttaaatattggacatatttcggtgagttatgccttagttaggcctacaatgtaaaataaattttcatgcaacaATGTAcggtattttttgccgtataagatgctccggaatataagacgcacccaattttaaaggaggaaaatctagaaaaaaagattctgaaagattattccccttctgatcactcgtgctttttttctattgtacggcagttaggacagggaacagcaggtggcgctgtgccggcttctttcgctttgctttgcagaggagagaagagacacacgcaggatcgggtatcgggtgagtataatgttttaattattttttttaacacatttgtcgtataggacgcactaacttttcccccccagttttggggaagaaaaaatgcgtcttatatggcaaaggATACGGTACTGCTTTTTGCttaaaaacagacagaattaagctacgtacacacttccaatggttgtGTTTCCAGCGCTAggtgttggaaaggattgtgaaagatactttATAATTGGAAGAGTGTACGTGGCTTTAGAATGGGGCCAGATctccgaataaggaagggattcttcactgtaatgtcattacaaagcacaagggggcgctctttgcgtctggaggaaaagaagtttaagctgcagataaggaagggattcttcactgtaaggtgtgtgacaatgtggaatcggctccctcaggaaggagtttcagcaactactatagattgctttaagaaaaagctggatgatttctagaagcacagaatataactggggattaaggatttaaagtaaaaataacagagactgctgatccagggaacatcggattgcctcatgggatcaggaaggaattttcccctgttgaagcaaattgtacccgggagtttttttgccttcctctggaccaactatgtcttatagggttttatatctgggatatgtttatttctcaagggggtgaacttgatggattttttttttttcttttcaacctaacctactatgtaactatatcagatttctgaaactcggcctggataaaggggaactcctcatcatccccccctcacattacaaatccccccctgacatatatctaactgttataacactgttattcccccctcccctcaggcacgttgtcttggtgtcaccttctattctgccctctcatttaccccccatattcagaacatttccaggtccggtcactttcacctacgcaacatctccaaaatccgcccctacctgtcccctgagaccaccaaactccttgtacatgctcttatcatctcccgtctggactactgtaacctcctcctctctggtattccactaacccgactctctcctctacagtctaATACagcctacctaccccatacacagcccgcccacctacctaccctatatacagccttcctacctacctaccccatccacagcctgcccacctactcacctacctaccccatacataaatccctacacagttattgtcccacttacctttctgccccgATAGataagtactcccccagccgctctctctgctcctccaatgacctactaatgacttcctcactcataacctcatcacacgcacggatacaagacttctctagagctgccccgactctctggaatggtctcctcgtcctattcagagCCCAAcacttccccctcacctacccgtcttctgtctcgtaaaccctcactacttcccaccattccatatcccctcctattgtgtgatacttcccccacctcctagattgtaagctcttctgtcctctcctcctcctgtgtcacttaatgtacagcgctgtggaatatgttggcactatatagtGTTTGATAATAATTGGCTTAGATTGTGTCACGTGACCTCTCTAATTGATAACTCCTCCCCTGAATGAGAGGACGGCTCATCTTTCACCTAGTACGGTAATACAGAGATGGGGGTGGGGACAATATGTAGCTCCTCCCCAGAGAAGTTGCTGATTTAATGCCTCCAAGGAAGGAGGAGAAGGCTGGGTCACGTGACGTCAGAATTATTACCAGGTGACGTCAGCTCCCACAGTGCTTTACGGGTCAGCTGATCGTCGCCACTTCCGGCTACACGGAGGAAGTTCCGTGTGGAGAGTCCGGCGACCTACCGAGAGGATCCCGACCGCCCGGAGGGGCTTGGCGACGTCACACACAGATTTGCTGTGTACCCAGGTGTGTATAAAGCGGACCTGTAGTGACCCCAGTGAATGAGGCCTTGCTGTATTGTGGGAATGAGAAAACCTCACATTGTCCCCATTATATTAAACGGCAACCGATTCAATATCCGGGGAGAGCCAATCCGTGCAAGGGGCAGGAATTTATCATTCTGCTGCTGCTCTGCTTATTTCCCAATCACAGGGGAGAGGGGGCTACGAGGGAAAATCTTACTGCCCCAGagacccccccccctcaaaatctGTGTACCCCCTCCCCCAAAGATCTATGGTTTAATGCCCCCCTCCTGTCTTGTCCATGGCCAGTGTGGTCATTACAATTGTCTTATTTCTGTGTGCGCATGCTGGGTGCCCTTCCCCCATGTGTGCGTATGCTGATTACACCCCCCCACCCTTGTGTGTGCGTATGCTGATTACACCCCCCCACCCTTGTGTGTGCGTATGCTGATTACACCCCGATGCTTATGTTGGTCCCTGGGATCAGTTGGATGCTTATGTTGACCCCTGGGATCAGTTGGATGCTTATGTTGGTCCCTGGGATCAGTTGGATGCCTATGTTGATCCCTGGGATCAGTTGAATGCCCATGTTGGTCCTTGGGAATAAGTTTGATGCTTATGTTTGTCCCTGCTATTAGTTGGATGCCTATGTTTGTCCCTGGGATCATTTGGATGCCTATGTTTGTCCCCAGGATCAGTTGGAGGCTTATGTTAGCGCCTGGGACCAGTTGGAAGCCTATGTTGTTCCCAGGGAATCATTTGGATGCCAATGTTGGTCCTTGGGATCAGTTTGATGCCTATGATGGTTCCCAAGGATCAGTTGGATGCCTTTGTTGGTCCCAGGAATCAGCTGGATGCTTATGTTGACCCCTGGGATCAGTTGGATGCATATGTTGGCCCCCAAGGGTGAGTTGCATACCTTGGTTGGTCCCTGGGATCAGTTGGATGCGTATGTTTGTTCCCGTGGATCCTTTGATGTCTAGGTTGATCCCTTGATGTCTAAGTTAATCCCTGAAATCAGTTGGATACCTATGTAGGTCCCTGAGAACAATTGGATGCCTATTTTGGTCTCTGGGATTAGTTGGATGACTATGTTGGTCCCCAGGGATCAGTTGAATGGCCAGTCTAAGTCCCTGGAATCGAGGGGATGTTAGTTGTTACTCCCTTGTATGGGACTGAAATTGGCACAAGGGGTCCCACACCTGTTTCTATGTCTAGGACCCTAGGTGGCATTTATCTGGCATTTAATGGTGTACAGGGATGGGCATGTGAATCACTTGCCATTACTAAGTGCTCATACACTAACATATGTACACGGGAtgatgtaccctgtttcccctatattaaggcactgtcttatatttttgtgaaatgccaaaatatgccctaggtcttattttaaGGGGGATGTCTTaattttccatgaagaagactacagtacacatttattgttgaaaatcactcatgtgccattgattgtccccttctgatcactcatgtgcccttcattgtccccttctgatcactctatgcaatgattgtccccttctgatcactcatgtgccaatgattgtccccttctgatctttctgtgccattcattgtccccttctgatcactgactcgccgggtaacagactctgttagggcagggatcagcagcttgcttgtcctttgaagttactttcatgggggagtcacacagaggcacacagtatcaggtatcggaggatgtcttatttgcggggggttgCATGTCATACCGGTGTCACCAGACCCTGGAATCTGCCCTCATGTCATACCGGTGTCACCAGACTCCAAGGATAAGGGGGAGGGGGAATTTCATTTCTACCCACTAATGAAGAGAATATGAGACCCCTGTTTGGTAAGGTTCCCGACCCTATTGACTGAGGGAACCACTGGGATTTTGCTTCCACCCCCCCTGATGGTGAGTGCTGTAGTCTTGATGATCCTGCCACTCAGCAGAAGACCCGGTTCCAGTGCTGACAGCTACATCCCCCATAAATACAACCTTTCAGTAGGAAATTATAACCCCCAGAAAGTGCAGAAATAAGAAATAACAGGAAAATTCACAAGCTGAAACGTGAAATGATGCTGAACCTTAAACCCATTTCCTGACATCTGTCATTCATCACCCTGCCCGGAGGGCCTATCTCTTctctaccccccacccccacagtAGCTACCTGGGGTTATGAATGTGCCCCAGGGGAGGGCTGGACAAGACATCAGGGCTCCCCTGAAAGACAAAGAGAGGTGAGATAAGAGAGAGGCACTGGGATGGGAGGGGGAGCTGAAGGGTGCTGAGAAAGGGACAGAGACAGAGCAGACTCCACATGTGACCCATGGGTTCTATCCCTGCACCAATTACATCTCCGCACCAATGACATCTCTGCACCAATCACATCCCTGCACCAATGACATCTCTGCACCAATGACATCCCTGCACCAATGACATCTCTGCAACAATCACATCCCTGCACCAATGACATCATATGTGGCACCAAATATCACTTCCTGTGGCCTTGGCTGTTATAGCACCATTTATTTGCCCCCTAGAGGTAGTTGGGGAGCGTGGCAGCTGCACCTGGAGTCCCTGACAGGTTTTTTATCTTTGTATCCTTGGTACAGGTTTACCCCGAAACCAGGCAGAGGCTCCCCCCCTCCCCTAGTTCTACACTTAAAGTTAGTTCTTGTCTTCTCATTGGCTTTGTTACATTACCTTTGTTGGTGAATATTTCCGAATAACCTAAACACAACCTTTTGTTTCTTGTTAGTGCGGAGTTGTGACATGCAGGATGCAGAACTCAGAAAGAAGCACCAGATTCGGCAGGAAGTTGTCTGAGCACACGGCCTCCCCAGGGCCTGAAAGCCATGGTGACCCCGGGCAGTATCTGTGCATCGAATGCAGCGAGACCTTTGACACCAGGCTGGAGCTGAACTCTCACCGCCAGAGTCATGTGACCAAGAAACAGTTCACATGCACGCACTGCGGCCGAGGCTTCCACCACCAGGTCTTCCTGCAGATGCATGAAAGGAGCCACGAAGACGGAGCTCCGGTGAGATCTACAAGTCGCATCATATCCACCAGAAGCAGCAAGATATCCGATGTGGTGAAACCAACATACACCAAGCCTCAGAGACTCCTCAACTCCATTGTAGAGATAAGAAATGAACAAAAAGTCTGTCAAACCTTCACCCCAAAAGAATTTGTTACCAGGCGGAGCCACGGGGCAGCTTCACCCTCCGGTCAGAAGAAGGACAGCCTCGAGAAGAAGAACTTATTTCAGTTACGAATATCGAAATATTCTGACACAACGGTGCATCTTCTGGATTCGTTTGGAAACTCGATTGAAATATTAGCCGACGTTTTCAACACGTATACGATCGGGGAGCCCAATAAGAACGGGCTGACCACCAATAATGATGAGGCATGTGAGAAGAATGACGAGGCGTCTTCCAATGATTTGACAGAAAAGCCTTCGGTCTCTCTTCAGTCAAATCCCACAGAACCCTCCCAGCTTGAAACGGACGGCGATCTTTTTACTAGTCTTGAGCCAATCACAAGCAATGCTTCTGAGAACCTCGACTCCGGTGAGCCGGCACCATCTGCTCCACAACTGATGGAAAGTCCCAGCCCTGAAACCACTGAGGCTGCTTCTAATATTGACCTCAAGGCAGATAACTCTGTCAGTGCCACATACCGCCCTGTTCATGCTGAAGATCACCTGTATACCTCCCTGGAAGATGCTGCGGGTCCTAATTCTCTACAGAAAGGGCCACAGACTTTGCAGGAAGTCAATCAAACTGCTGAACATAGTTCTGTGTTGGTGACTTCACCTGCTGACAAACCCATAGACGGCACAAATCCTTCCATCGCTCCACTTCCAGCCGAGGTGCTCAGTAAAGATAATTTCATGTCGGATGACCCCGGCTCTGATTGTAATAAATTGCCGGATGAAATGGCTGAAGAGGTGATTGCTGATGTGGAACAAAAACAAGATTTGACTTCATTGAAACCTGATTCTGAGACAAAACGAGATCCAATATGTCCAGAACAGAATCTAACTGTGGAGACAGATATTTGTATGACCCGGGATATCGGTGAAGTGTCAGCAGAGAGAAGTTTGCAGGTGGACAGCAAAGATCCAGAGAAAGATTGTAAGCTTATAGTGGAGGAGGATAATCATGAAGAAATGGTCATTGATGATAAAAGGGAGGAGGACATTTTTGACAGAGACATTTTCCCCTTAGAAACCCCAATGGAGGTTTGTGACAAAGGCCTTGCTTCTATGGTGGAGGCTGCAAACATTGTCTGTGCTGGTGAAGCTCACTCCACAAAGATGGTGCAAGAGAAAGAAAGTGATATCTGCTTAAATGGCAGCGATATGACTTACATCTCTGAAAGTGAAATGATTAAACTGCTGGAGCAGGATAAAGATGACATGCCTGACGACGAACCCATTACCAGCAGCCCTAAAGACattgaaaacacagaaatatctCAGAAGGAGGGCGCTGATGCCTTTTCTGAGCCCAAAGCAGAGACTGAACTGAGAGCAGAGCACAGTACTGATGATGGAGTGCTCAGTGGTGAGCACATTGCAGAAGATGCATCAGATATACAACATCATCATATGAAGACCGATAATGTCAGCTTAACACCTGAAGATCACAACCTGAGCAACGGGCCCACATTTCAGGCCACTTCAGAGGAGAAGATGGATTCCAATTCTAATTTACAGGGAAGTTTTCTTACCAACTTTGAGCTTGGGTTGGGAGATGATAAATCTCAGGATCCCACTGAGAGCGTTCTAACTCAGGATTCAGTGTCAAAGAATTGTCCAGAACAAGAAGTGATGGATTTACAACCAAAAGATAACCCTGATATATCACAACCAGAGCAAGCCCTCCCATGTGGGGATGAAAACCGTGAGCCATGTGGACTCTCCCCTGATAAACGGGAGGTTAATTCTGTAGAGGATTCTACTTTGTCCAAAACTGAAGACCATAACCGCCCTAAGGAGAACATTGATGTCTGTGTTACGCTAGAAGATAATGAGTGTGATGAGAATAAAATGCAGCAGATGAACCCCCTAGAAAGTTTCTCAGTAAATCGTGCAGTGATGGAATCTGACGAGGAGACGCCCAGCAGTGCTGACCACAAGGATCTGTTTGCAGCCACTGTATGCAGCAATGAGCCAGGGCAAGATAAACTCTTGGAATGTTTAGGTGACAATTTGCCCCCTTCACAGAAAGAACTGAGTGATTCTAATCCTTTGCTCAAACATGACCGAGAAACTGAAGAGACTTTCCAAAATCCAGAAAGGATTTCAAAACCAAAAGATGCAAATGTGGATCCGGAAATGGAGAAACCACCTTCGGATATTCTAGATTATTTGCGGAATACCGGTGATGGGGGTGACAGTAACATTGCTGCATCAGGTGAAAAGAATAAAGGGATGCCAGACATGGAGGTAAAACAAGATGTTTtgccaaaagaaaatgaaaagatcaTTGAGAAGAATGATGAACAAACTGATATCTGCACACAAAAACAAACTACAGATCTGTCTTCTGACCGCTTCTCTTTGTCCACCACAGAGCGGGTGGGATCCAAGGAAAGTTGCAATGAGTTTGGCGAGCTGCATGCTACTAAAACTGATCTTGGCAAAGACATAAAAGAAATGATACAAGACCCAGGTGCTGCCTTTCCCAAAGCTGATAATGAGGAGGAGATGGAGGGTGATGGCTCAGCTACTAAGCAAATATCAGATGTCATTTCACCCGTAGCCCGGCCTGTATTCCAGAGTAGTGTAGAAGATCTTCTAGATGATTCAGATCTGCTAGAGAATGACCACCAAGAAGATGcagatattaaaggaaaaccCTCCAAGCCATTGGGCGTTGGTGGAGCATGCTTGAAATGTGGGCGGAAAATAAGACGTGGCAGGAGAGAGTTGGTCTGGTTACCGGTTTGCTTTAAATGCCGCATGGCTGCTAAGAAACAAGAACGTCTTTCTAATCAAGAAATTAATGATGGTTTAGGCCTCGCATCACTctccagaaaaacagaaatttgttCTGCAGAAATTTGTGACTCTAATTTGAAGGAAGGTATCTTGGAAGAGCCCAATACAATTCTGGACCCATTAGCTGCAGGTAATGAACAAGAAGCCCTGGGTTCTGcagctaaaaaaatgtacaaatgtccaAAGTGTGATGAAGCCTTCAAAATTCCTGCACTTCTGGCAGGCCACATAAAATGCCACACCTTACCCCAATGTCTGACCTGTGGCTGTCAGGTGCGACTTAAATATAAGATGAAGCGAATCCCCAGAAGGTGCCAGAAATGTTTCCAGCAACTCAAGGAGAAGCTTAGAGCAGAAAAAGCTGAAGAAGGAAGTGGGGAGGAGGACAGCATGGTCTCCGATGATAATGATGCAGGTTCTCTGGCTGATATAAATCCAGATGATGATGAACTGTCAGATAAAGATATTTCTCTTGAGAAagctaaaagaaaacttttgaaaaattcAATGCCAAGCACAAGTGCGTATGTTGATGAATTAGAACTGAACGAAAGTTCTGCAGGCCGCGTAGATAAAGAGACAGAGCAAGAAATTGAATCATCTGATGAGCTGGATATAAGTGACCAAAATCTTGGCCTGCCAGATGGTGAAAAGCCTCGTTTATGCTCCCAGTGTGGCAAAGCTTTCAAATGTAACCGATCCCTTAATCTTCATCTATTAAGTCACACAGGAATCCAGTGTGAATCATGTGGTTGTCGGCTGCCTAAAAAGCGCAGAGTTGGACGTTGGTCAAAGAAGTGTCGTGCATGTCGCCTCCATGTCAAGGGCAAACTATTGGATGGTAATGAGGATGAAATGAGCCTTTGTAGTGATAAATTAATAAAGCAGAAGAATGCAGCATCTCTTCGACTCAAAGCCAAACAGaccaaaatgatgaaaaatgcaaaaatccaGTCCATTATCAAGAAGAAAAAGGAGCTGAAGTGGATGAACATGCTGCTGGCTGTAAAGGGGCTCATGGATAAatctagaaaaaagaaagaaaatgctttgCAGGTTGCAAATCCCtccaagaaaaatgaaaactctgAAGGTGAAAAATGTGAATCGTCTTCAGGTGACAATGCCAGCAATTACCCAGGTTATCCTGACATGCAGAAAGCTGGCTCTTCAAACACATCATGTCCTCCTAATAAAGCACTAAGTGGTACTCCGAAACAAGGACGGAAATGTTTgtataaagaaaagaacattatAAAGGTGGAGGAGAATGAAGTGCTGCCATTTATTTCTACTTCAGCTGATTCCATTTCCTCTGCATTCATTAAAGAAGAGGAAACATGGCAGTGCTTTGAGTGCAACCAGACCTGCCCAAACTCTGAGGCTTTGGTTGACCATCAACGCAGCCATATTAGTGACCAGACCTTCACATGTACACAGTGTCCACAAGTCTTTTCTAGTGAGGAGTATTTGAATATACACATCCATGCCCATGATGAACGACGTCCCTTTCGCTGCCCAGAATGTGACAAAACCTTCACTAGAAGGAACCATCTTGGTGTCCACATGCGTGTACATACAGGCTCGCGCCCCTTTGCATGTCCTGACTGTCCATGTCGATTTAGGCAGAAAGTCACCCTGATCGCCCATCGTTATTCTCATAGAAATTATCAGCTCTTGTTCACAAAACCATTCCAGTGTTCAGTGTGTAGTAAAAGCTTTAAGCAGAAGGAACGCCTTGTGGTTCATGAACGTCTCCACACTGGTGAATGCCCGTTCTCCTGTAAAGATTGTGACAAGGTGTTCCCTAGCAAGGCAAGGCTTTATGTCCATCGCAAGatgcacaaaatgtttaaagcttCATCAAGTATTGAGCAGAGTTTAGGTTGTAAAGAAGTTTCAGAGAGGCAGCCTTTCAAGTGCCAAGATTGTGGTAAAGTCTGCTCTACCAAAGCAAGCTTTGTTCTTCATCGTAAGGTTCACAGAATATCCTGCGGTCCTTTGCAAAGTATTAAGCGCGAAGAGAATGAAGAAATGCATCCCTTTAGCTGCAGAGAATGTAATAAGGTCTTCTCTTCTAAGGCCAGTCTTTCAATGCATCTGAAAATTCATTCTGTGCATAAGGCAACGGCAAAGTCTGACATGGGCCCTGACTTTAAGGAATGCTTTCCATGCAAAGATTGTGGTAAAGTTTGTTCAACCAAAGCCAGCTTTGTTCTTCACCGTAAAGTGCACAAGTCCCCTTCTGCTGCAGAGCCCAACCTTGTCATCAAAATGGAGTCTGAAGCTCCAAGCTTTGTTTGTAAAGATTGTAACAAAGTTTGTTCCACAAAGGCAAGTCTGGTCCTTCACTGCAAGGTGCACAAGACTCCAACAGATACAGAGACACAACCTTTCAGGTGCAAGGATTGTGATATGGTGTGTTCTACTAAAGCCAGCTTTGTGCTTCATAGGAAGGTGCATAGATCTCCATCCATCAACCAGCAGAGCTCAATGACTGATACAGAGCCACAATCATACAGCTGCAAGCATTGTGACATGGTGTGCTCTACCAAAGCCAGCTTTGTCCTGCACAGTAAAGTGCACAAATCTCTATCCATTGACGAGCAAGATCTCAAAGCTAATGCAGACCCGCAGGTGTTTAACTGCAAGCATTGTGATATGGTGTGCTCCACCAAGGCTAGTTTTGTCCTCCACAGTAAAGTGCATCGGTCATCACTCGGTGAACAAAGCCCTAAAAAAGTGGAAAGGCCACAGTCATTCAGCTGCAAGCATTGTGATATGGTGTGTTCTACCAAGGCCAGCTTTGTTCTTCACAGTAAAAAGCACCGGTCATTATTTGGGGGTGAGCAAAGTCCTAAAACCTCTGAGGAGCCACATTCTTACCAGTGCAAACATTGTGATATGGTGTGTTCTACCAAGGCCAGTTTTGTCCTTCACAGTAAAGTGCACCGGTCATTAGTCGGTGAGCAGAGTCTCAATGCTGGGGAGCCACAGTCTTACAGCTGCAAAAAATGTGATATGGTGTGCTCTACTAAAGCCAGCTTTGTTCTTCATTCCAAGGTGCACAAAAGTGGGCCGAATTTCCAAGCCGGCACTGAGGAAAACTTTTACACTTGCAAGGATTGTAACAAAGTCTGTTCCACCAAGGCCAGCTTTATCCTTCATTGCAAAGTGCACAAGACAGAGCGTAGCCCAAAGGGTGACGGAGCAGAACCTTTTCCCTGTAAGGACTGCAGCAAAATATTTTCCAGCAAAGGTAGACTCTCTGCTCATAGCAAAGTGCACGAGGATCCCTCTAATCCCGAGCAAAGCATTGACAATGAAATTGATGCAGAGCAGCCGAAAAAGGCAAATGAAGACAAACCATATTCGTGTTCAATATGTGGGCTTCGCTTCATTAAACTGAAGATGTTGGTCCGACACAAGGCCGTCCACGGACAGAGAACTGTCACACCTTGTATACATTGCGGAAAGCGATTCTTGTACATGAAATCTCTCTTTAATCACATCAAAATGTGTCAGAGCAAAGGCAAAGGGAAAAAACTCCTCCTTCTAAAAAAGGTC
This window harbors:
- the LOC140331786 gene encoding uncharacterized protein, giving the protein MQNSERSTRFGRKLSEHTASPGPESHGDPGQYLCIECSETFDTRLELNSHRQSHVTKKQFTCTHCGRGFHHQVFLQMHERSHEDGAPVRSTSRIISTRSSKISDVVKPTYTKPQRLLNSIVEIRNEQKVCQTFTPKEFVTRRSHGAASPSGQKKDSLEKKNLFQLRISKYSDTTVHLLDSFGNSIEILADVFNTYTIGEPNKNGLTTNNDEACEKNDEASSNDLTEKPSVSLQSNPTEPSQLETDGDLFTSLEPITSNASENLDSGEPAPSAPQLMESPSPETTEAASNIDLKADNSVSATYRPVHAEDHLYTSLEDAAGPNSLQKGPQTLQEVNQTAEHSSVLVTSPADKPIDGTNPSIAPLPAEVLSKDNFMSDDPGSDCNKLPDEMAEEVIADVEQKQDLTSLKPDSETKRDPICPEQNLTVETDICMTRDIGEVSAERSLQVDSKDPEKDCKLIVEEDNHEEMVIDDKREEDIFDRDIFPLETPMEVCDKGLASMVEAANIVCAGEAHSTKMVQEKESDICLNGSDMTYISESEMIKLLEQDKDDMPDDEPITSSPKDIENTEISQKEGADAFSEPKAETELRAEHSTDDGVLSGEHIAEDASDIQHHHMKTDNVSLTPEDHNLSNGPTFQATSEEKMDSNSNLQGSFLTNFELGLGDDKSQDPTESVLTQDSVSKNCPEQEVMDLQPKDNPDISQPEQALPCGDENREPCGLSPDKREVNSVEDSTLSKTEDHNRPKENIDVCVTLEDNECDENKMQQMNPLESFSVNRAVMESDEETPSSADHKDLFAATVCSNEPGQDKLLECLGDNLPPSQKELSDSNPLLKHDRETEETFQNPERISKPKDANVDPEMEKPPSDILDYLRNTGDGGDSNIAASGEKNKGMPDMEVKQDVLPKENEKIIEKNDEQTDICTQKQTTDLSSDRFSLSTTERVGSKESCNEFGELHATKTDLGKDIKEMIQDPGAAFPKADNEEEMEGDGSATKQISDVISPVARPVFQSSVEDLLDDSDLLENDHQEDADIKGKPSKPLGVGGACLKCGRKIRRGRRELVWLPVCFKCRMAAKKQERLSNQEINDGLGLASLSRKTEICSAEICDSNLKEGILEEPNTILDPLAAGNEQEALGSAAKKMYKCPKCDEAFKIPALLAGHIKCHTLPQCLTCGCQVRLKYKMKRIPRRCQKCFQQLKEKLRAEKAEEGSGEEDSMVSDDNDAGSLADINPDDDELSDKDISLEKAKRKLLKNSMPSTSAYVDELELNESSAGRVDKETEQEIESSDELDISDQNLGLPDGEKPRLCSQCGKAFKCNRSLNLHLLSHTGIQCESCGCRLPKKRRVGRWSKKCRACRLHVKGKLLDGNEDEMSLCSDKLIKQKNAASLRLKAKQTKMMKNAKIQSIIKKKKELKWMNMLLAVKGLMDKSRKKKENALQVANPSKKNENSEGEKCESSSGDNASNYPGYPDMQKAGSSNTSCPPNKALSGTPKQGRKCLYKEKNIIKVEENEVLPFISTSADSISSAFIKEEETWQCFECNQTCPNSEALVDHQRSHISDQTFTCTQCPQVFSSEEYLNIHIHAHDERRPFRCPECDKTFTRRNHLGVHMRVHTGSRPFACPDCPCRFRQKVTLIAHRYSHRNYQLLFTKPFQCSVCSKSFKQKERLVVHERLHTGECPFSCKDCDKVFPSKARLYVHRKMHKMFKASSSIEQSLGCKEVSERQPFKCQDCGKVCSTKASFVLHRKVHRISCGPLQSIKREENEEMHPFSCRECNKVFSSKASLSMHLKIHSVHKATAKSDMGPDFKECFPCKDCGKVCSTKASFVLHRKVHKSPSAAEPNLVIKMESEAPSFVCKDCNKVCSTKASLVLHCKVHKTPTDTETQPFRCKDCDMVCSTKASFVLHRKVHRSPSINQQSSMTDTEPQSYSCKHCDMVCSTKASFVLHSKVHKSLSIDEQDLKANADPQVFNCKHCDMVCSTKASFVLHSKVHRSSLGEQSPKKVERPQSFSCKHCDMVCSTKASFVLHSKKHRSLFGGEQSPKTSEEPHSYQCKHCDMVCSTKASFVLHSKVHRSLVGEQSLNAGEPQSYSCKKCDMVCSTKASFVLHSKVHKSGPNFQAGTEENFYTCKDCNKVCSTKASFILHCKVHKTERSPKGDGAEPFPCKDCSKIFSSKGRLSAHSKVHEDPSNPEQSIDNEIDAEQPKKANEDKPYSCSICGLRFIKLKMLVRHKAVHGQRTVTPCIHCGKRFLYMKSLFNHIKMCQSKGKGKKLLLLKKVAAKRKIPKDGDSTSSEGESTLKKRKIEEKQKAQKLKNKNLAAKAKKIVIKEKGKDKSDPKSKEKRAKGEGEISSEGEGKKMEKQSDGKQEKPSDQTAKEPTLKKDIKIKKIKKELGKDKPQKVVGGGTKKWRMLAASTVKKKNLQAILIGGKKKYILKKKVHLKSKPGGKVGKD